DNA from Oncorhynchus masou masou isolate Uvic2021 chromosome 5, UVic_Omas_1.1, whole genome shotgun sequence:
CTCCAAACTCGTCCCATTGATTGGACTCCTGggtagctgactcctgactccaattagcttttggagaagtcattagcctagggattcacatactttttctaacctacactgaatgtttaaattatataTTCAAGAAAATATATACAAGAAAAAtactttgtgtgttattagtttaagcacactgtgtttgtctattgtgacttagatgaagaccagatcaaatttgatgaccaatttatacagaaatccaggtaattgcaaagggttcacatactttgtcCTGCCACTGTATACCACAAAAACAGACACTCATATACAGTATTGAGtctgtatacaaaacattaagaacacctgctctttctatgacagactgaccaggtgaaagccataatcccttattgatgtcacttgttaaatccacttcaatctgtgtagatgaaggggaggagacaggttaaagaagattgagacatggattatgcatgtgtgccattcagagggtgaatgggcaagacaaaatatttaagtgccttcaAACGGGGTacagtagtaggtgccaggtgcaccggtctgtgtcaagaactgcaatactgctggatttttcacactcaacagttttccTTGTGTCTCAtgaatggtccactacccaaagaacatccagtcaacttgacacaagtgtgagaagcattggagtcaacatgggccagcatccctgtggaacgcttgacaccttgtagagtataCGGCCCGacaaattgggggggggggggggtaactcaatattaggaaggtgttcctaatgtttggtatactcagtgtataaacaCTCATGCAtaccatagaaacactataaTACTCATACCACGGAAACAGATATACGCATATATACCCTGGATGCAGACTCACATAAACCCTAATACTAATATATAGGCAACCACAGAAAAACAAATACATATGCTACCACaaatctgcataaagaaaatatgcTAATTGCCCCACCAGTGGAGTGTTTTCACCAACTGACTTGTTTACGCATAAAAATCAGTCTGCGATGACGTAGTGCagacaaaatgtactttttcgcTTACATTTTCATCTACCGAATACAAATCTAAATTGCaatatgtttccatcgcattttcaactctaccaatggttttgtcacaaaaactgttgcgttaaatagcaTATGGGCATATTCTAGTCTTGACATATGCATTCTAgacaacagctcgcagatactgTGCGGGTAGTCTaaatgatgagattattatggataagtgCGAGAatatttatttgtcaaatggcagtcaagcttcgatcatcatgtcaccagaatgaAATTGTACCAAAACTTCCATCactcgcataaaaactgtggTTAGAAACATGGTTATTGATTCAAATATAAACAACTTTGTGTACTCTCTCTCATATAACATAATATTGTAGGAACACCAATGCAAATACGAAAATATCCACAGAGTCGCATAGGAGTCACACTCATAACTACATCACAGTGGCCTACTTTTCAGAAAGTACCTGCgagaaagaaaaaacattgaCCGTGAGTTGGTATCCCAAGGAATAGGCAGGAAAACTCTTTCAATTAGCATATTCCTTGAAATCATCAAACAACAGTCCTTCAGGCAGCCTTGAATGTGGAAGGGGTGGGTGGAGTATTCCTTCATATATGAAGGCAAACAGACCATTGCAGCAGGAGGAGGTGAGTTATAGGGGTATTAGCTCATCACTTTTTATGGAGGTACTTTAGCTGATACAAGGATTAATTTAAACACCCAGCGCAGggtaatatcccacaaacacctCATTCAGGAGATTAATTCCAAGCTGTGACATAAAGCTTTCTCGCTGAAAATCAAATGCTGAAATTTCCTCCAAGACAACGGTAGGTCGACTCAAGGAAAAGGTTAATTGGTTAGTTTGGTTCACAATGCAGGGTAAATGGAGGGTAAAATCATCTTAATTAAACACTGATGATCTTTATGTGATACCATGACTAAgcacagccaacacacacacacacaccatggggaCTACGGATAGAGTCATAGCAGGATGTTTCATACAGTGATGGGAAATTATTCACTGCAAATGATTACACCCACCAAAGCAGACATTAGCTCACTTAGCTAAAGCCTCACTCTCTAGTGCTGATCCACATGCTTAAAGCACTTGGCACTTAAACTAACTTTGACATTTAAGCTTGTTTCAAAACAACAGCACTTAAACCAGTAGTTTACCTCGGTAGAGGAACATGAGTGTCTCCCATAGACACAGGCACAGCAGTGGGTCCTTCACCACCAGGCGCGATAGCCGTCCGGCCAGATGCCCGTCGGGCCGCGACCCGTCCTCCATGCCCAGGCCCCCATCCCAGGTGGAGAGCAGCGATGGGGGGCCACCATCCCCCCGGCCATCCCCCCGGCAGGCGCAGCGCGATATGGGCCTCTCCCTGGCCTTGGGGCCCAGCAGCAGCTGTCTGAAATAGGGACTGACAGCACAGAGCACAGCGGCGTGCCCCCAGCCCAGTTCCTTGCCAGAGTCCCCAGAGTAGAAGGCCACGTCGGCGAACTGGCCTCCACGCTCCAGCAGCCACTGTAGGTCCTTAGAGAAGCTGGACTCCTCCACTCGGATGGGGGGAAGACGCGCTGAagggatggagtgagagatgGGTACAGGAAAGGGGGAGTCGTCGGagaaaagggaagagaggagatgagatgttggaatgagagaggagagtaaaagCACAGAGGGAAAAGGGGAGGAGTAATTGTCAACATTGTTACGTATGTGGCTCAGATGGAATAAAAATGGGGAAGGTTagcgagagagagatcaagagaaagaaacagacagaaaatGGATGGAGGGGAGAAGGTTGAAAGAGGGGGCGAAAGAATAAaggattgatgagaaaaaaagagggagaaCAGAAAGATGATCAGACAGTTAGCTTAGGGAGTTGGGCGTGGGAACGAAGGATGAGGGAAAAGCAGAGAATATTAAGTAAAAGgtaaacagagcgagagagtgtgAAGGTATGTAAATCACTGTTCTATTATAAACCTATTTATGCTTAATCCATGCTGTACCCCTGTGCACCTCATCACTTTTTTATGGCCACTCTGTTTTAGCCTGGTATACAGGCAAGGCTGTCCAGGAATCAATGCACTTCATATTTCATGGACTGTGCACTATAAGGAGAGAAAGTTAAGTAGTTGGACGGGCACCAGCTAAGCCAGCCCACCCACGCATCCACTTTGGCAGTGTTGCTCTTATCTGTCAATCACCAGGTCAAAGTTCATCAGACAGCAAAATGGAAGGCTGCTATATTCAGTATGTTAACTGTAGCTTAGCCGTGTGTTTTTGTAATTTCTGcccactttttctccccaattatgTGATTACGATCTTATTTCGTCGCTGCAACTCCAACaggctcaggagaggcgaaggtcgagtcatgtgtcctccgaaacatgacccgccaagccgTATCTCTTAACACCTGCTCGCTTAAACCGgaagctgcaccaatgtgttggaggaaacactgttcaactgacgaccgaaatcagcctgcaggcacccggcccgtcacaaggagtcgctagagtgcgatgagccaagtaaagcgccccggccaaaccctcccctaacctggacgacgctgggccaattgtgccccaccctatgggactcctggtcaCGGCCGGCTTAGCCGTGTGTTCTATTTGTGTCCATGAACACAGATAGGTGTCAAATTTGTAATAGCACATTTACAGGAATAAAATAATAAACACTATAGGGTGAAGGGCTGACTAACAGATGATTCGAAACTTTGATAAAGCAATGAAAGTCTATATTCTATATTTAGTAAAGGAAGAAAATTGTCCACTAACTGTTTGCTACACAGAAATGTGATCTTCTATTGAAGTGACAACGTTTCAACAATGTTTCAACCAACATGAGATGATCTTCGTCACTTGAGTATTGTAGAACTATCACTAAGCTTCACTAACTGTTCTTTTGGAGCAGCAAATGGTGAGTCTGTATTCATTTTCATTGCTTTATTTGTCTCCTGTGGCATGTATGGATGTGTGCAATTACTCTCTTTTCATAATTCAAAATTAAGTCCATGAGCCCAAAATAGCCCTGGCATTCTCATCTCAGATCTCACAGACTTTGGATCCATGCAATAATAAATCCCCAAAAGTAATGAATCTACTATACTGGAGCAATTGTCGAAGAAATCTTAACACTATTCCACTAATCTATGTCTGCTATCGGTTTAGTTCAAACTCAAACTGTTGGCTGATTTAAAAATGTTAAATATAATTTAAGTTAAcaataatacagtgccttgcgaaagtattcggcccccttgaactgtgcgaccttttgccacatttcaggcttcaaacaaagatataaaactgtatttttttgtgaagaatcaacaacaagtgggacacaatcatgaagtggaacgacatttattggatatttcaaacttttttaacaaatcaaaaactgaaaaattgggcgtgcaaaattattcagcccctttactttcagtgcagcaaactctctccagaagttcagtgaggatctctgaatgatccaatgttgacctaaatgactaatgatgataaatacaatccacctgtgtgtaatcaagtctccgtataaatgcacctgcactatgatagtctcagaggtccgttaaaagcgcagagagcatcatgaagaacaaggaacacaccaggcaggtacgagatactgttgtgaagaagtttaaagccggatttggatacaaaaagatctcccaagctttaaacatcccaaggagcactgtgcaagcgataatattgaaatggaaggagtatcagaccactgcaaatataccaagacctggccatccctctaaactttcagctcatacaaggagaagactgatcagagatgcagccaagaggcccatgatcactctggatgaacagcagagatctacagctgaggtgggagactctgtccataggacaacaatcagtcgtatattgcacaaatctggcctttatggaagagtggcaagaagaaagccatttcttaaagatatccataaaaagtgtcgtttaaagtttgccacaagccacctgggagacacaccaaacatgtggaagaaggtgctctggtcagatgaaaccaaaattgaactttttggcaacaatgcaaaacgttatgtttggcgtaaaagcaacacaactcatcaccctgaccacaccatccccactgtcaaacatggtggtggcagcatcatggtttgggcctgcttttcttcagcagggacagggaagatggttaaaattgatgggaagatggatggagccaaatacaggaccattctggaagaaaacctgatggagactgcaaaagacctgagactgggacggagatttgtcttccaacaagacaatgatccaaaacataaagcaaaatctacaatggaatggttcaaaaataaacatatccaggtgttagaatggccaagtcaaagtccagacctgaatccaatcgagaatctgtggaaagaactgaaaactgctgttcacaattgctctccatccaacctcactgagctcgagctgttttgcaaggaggaatgggaaaaaatttcagtctctcgatgtgcaaaactgatagagacataccccaagcgacttacagctgtaatcgcagcaaaaggtggcgctacaaagtattaacttaagggggctggataattttgcacgcccaatttttcagtttttgatttgttaaaaaagtttgaaatatccaataaatgttgttccacttcatgattgtgtcccacttgttgttgattcttcacaaaaaatacagttttatatctttatgtttgaagcctgaaatgtggcaaaaggtcgcaaagttcaagggggccgaatactttcgcaaggcactgtatctagtaGCATGttaacaacaacagcagcatgtGCAGAGAGAACAAGAAAGGGTTTAATTCTCAACCCTGAGGAACACCACAAGTAAAGTTGATACCATACAAAGACGCATATAAATTATTTAAAGGGGGTTCTCATCTTGCAATGCCAGTCTCTCACCTGGCTGTTCCAGATGAGGGGGGTGGGGCTCATTCAGCTTGTTGCTTCGCCTCTTCTCCGGCCTCTCTTTGGCCTTCTGCTTCAAACACTGAATCATGAAGTACTCCAGCTGAAAACATACACAAACGCACGCTTGTTAGAATAAACCCACACAAACCAATAAAACATTTTAATCACATAGCAGCCTGTCCCCATTCTTATCTTCACTAGTACAATGGCCAATAATTTGCCATCTGCATCATCGATGATGATTGATAACATAGAACACTCCAATCATATATCACACCATCAAACAATATAATCCGTTCATAACTGGCTGATGCCGACACTCACCACGCTGCCAAAGTAGCGACCCACaaagacatggttcagagagggCAGCTCCAGGTAAGTTGCCCCCAGGTCCCTAGAGAGCTGCAGGCCCTCACTATGGGGGACACAGCTGCTCCAGTCTGATGCACACAGGGGGCACGTGCAGGGGGGCCCCTCATCTGGACCGTGAGGGGACAGAGAAGAGGTGAGTGAGACAGGACAACATTTACCTCCTCTAAACGCACACCTGCAAAAACTAGATATTACCCACTGAACTTCCAGCAGAACATATCAAGATTTTCTTTTATCCATCAAAGATAAAACCACATACTGAAATTCAGACAGATTTACAATGCATGCACAGAGGCACACCGTGCATGTGCATACTGTAGCCTACatgcagagagacagtcagagtgTGAGAATATGAAGATAAAATTACAGGGAAATGGAGGGAGGAGTAAAGAGATACAGAAGCAGCATAAAAGCAGAgaaggaaccagagagagagacagaaagagtgtgGCGGTCTGCTCAGTGCCAAATGCAAGGGATAAATCACTCTGCTAATAAAACTACAGGCATAGAGTGAAAGCCAGAcactgtctgtggtgtgtgtgtgtgtacagtatgtgacgTGTCCTGCAATGATTCTGCCCTAGGTGGTCTCCTAAACCAAGGCAACAGGAAACACAGCTGTCATTCTCCACATTCATTAGGGGATAGTTTTAGCATAGACAATAAAAGCAGTGacaaaacaacacaaaaacatAGTGTCAGGTCCACCACTATCCCACAAGGCCCCTCTCTCACCACCAAAGAGTTATCAAATACTATTATCATCTTGCAATGAAGCTCTGGCAAGATCTAAAAGCATCTCACTGTGCTAAAAAGTAACCCATCATGAACGTCCTGGATTTGTTTATACCGTTGAAATGAAAATGACTTATGGTCACGCATATAGACATTAAAGTGGGCTTGATGGTTAATACTTAGCTAGTTTAACACCACCGACCTGGGCAATGCTACATGTCACACTGTACCACCAAAATATACTGtggttctttgtgtgtgtgtgtgtgtgtcgggctTTGGACTTTGCCTTACTTCTTTCTTGCACCAAATTATGCTTGGTTTGTTTGTTGTTTTAGCCACAAAGACATTACTTGGAGACAAAATCCTGGGGCCTGTTTGAGATTGAATCATAAGATGAGCATCATGCTCTTAACTGAGAGGACAGGGAAAAGACAAATCCACTCCTTCAGCATTTTTGCCTGCTCCGAGAGTATGTAATGTAGCAATCGTTTGGTAAGCCATATTTGTAAAATGtgcaaatataaatataaattaaTTAAGACTATTTCAAAAGACTCAAAATTCTGTGATTTTTGGATGATATTAGTTTGGGTTTATTGGATCGTAAAAACAGAGTTGAGTCAAATGTCCTAAACATGGTTGGATGTCATAACCTTTTATGAATGGTGTGAGGCCACATAACCAATCATTGTCAATATTTCTATACTCTAAGTGCTATGAGGCAACCACTGACTGCAACGGAATGTAAGACTGCCTAGCAAAACTTCGCCACTTGACTCATGATACAAAATATCATCCTCATTTAGCCAGGCAGGTCCATTaagatttgtattttatttaagaTGATGACCTGGCATGTGGTAAGTGCATGGTAATACAGCAAAAGAAGACACAACACGTCCCAACAGGACAAAATGGTGTTGTGGTCAAGGATAGACCAATGGGATCTCACCGTTTAGGCGTGCGCCCACAGCAACCAAAATGACGGGCACGCCCCAGTGACGTAGCAGGGGGCGGAGTCTAGGGGCATATCCGTTGCGCACCTGCTGGAAGGCCATCTTGTCGTTGATCGAGTACTTGATGACCAGGATGTCAGCCTGTTCTAGAACGCTCCGCACACTGGCCCAGTCACTGTCCAACAGATCCTGTCCACACACAGAGTACATACACAcattttaaatactttatttgaatccacAAATCACATTACAGTCGAGGATTCAAACATTTTACAGGACACGGATATAATTTTCTCCAAACTGCTAGGCTGCCCATGACAGCTGACACAGAGCAGTACTTTGCTAGCTGCTTTGCCTTTGTCCTATGCGGTCCTGCAATCTGAAGGCCACATACTGTCATGCCCGAGACCCCTAAATATCTGCACTACAAGTTGCACTGATAACCAAGGCTGTTTAAGTGTGACACAAGGGGATGGTGTATTTAGTATCAATATTATAGGGCCTGTTTCCCAGATCCAGTTAAAGCCCCACACCCCCTAAAAAAATAACTGTTAATTGCGACTTGTAATGAGTCTCCATCAGACCTGAGAAGAAGTGGTCAGATTTGTTCCACTGCCCTTGCTGAAAACAGTTTCGGAATTCAAAATGCGTGTGCATCTTAAGAGCGCTCCTCACACTCAAGGAAGCCaggtaaacaaacacaaacagtGGCTGGAAGAGTGGCTCACTCCTTTATAACGACAATATTCATCTGACCATACAAATGCATTTTGTCCCTGCCTGCTTATTGGTCTGGCTTGGCCCCTGATAACCTACATCTGTCTCCACTAATGAAATCTATTCCGAAATGGAAAAGATTAGCCACCGTTGGGTAAAGACAAAGCTCAGGAaagtagactaacagtgaaatgcttactttagggcccttcccaacaatgcagcgagaaacattttgaaataatataaaaaataatcACCCACCCCAACATCTCCAgagccaaaacacacacacacacttacccagcTAGGGCAGTCCTGCACCACCACAGTGACGTCTCCAAAAACATGGGACGTGTACTCCATGAAGGCCGGGTTGGACAGGCTGCTCTCCTCAGGCCCTCCGGCCATGGCGCCATGGCCCAAATAACTCCACAGCAGGCCCCCCTGGAGCTGGCCCTGACCCATGGCCTCTTCTCCTGGCCCCACTCCCCCGGGGCACTCACTGCCCAGCGCAACAATATGAATGGACCTGTAAGTAAAGCACACCAGATGGGGGGGGACACAGTCAGGGTCAGACCCATTAGGAACCAGACAAGCAGAGATGGGCTGACAGATATGGTGTGCTGCCTGGTACACTATGGGGGTAGGTAGGGTGAATGTGATGGGTCTCTCAAATGCAGTGTGGGATGCTGCAAAGGAGGGAATTAGGGGGAAGTCAGGTGAACGTGTCTCTAATACTGCGCCTGTGAGAGATGCAACAAGGATAGAATTAAGAGCCTTTTCTTCTTATTATACATGTCTATCACGGAGACACTGCATCAGGTTGTGTCATTGAGCGAATGACACCGACAGGCGTTGCTCTGTCGGATTTGTTTAGATTAAAAAAACAATTGAGAATTGAATTATTATTATGCAATTATCCTATTCATAGCCCATTATTGGCAAAAACATGCGTGGTACAAGCACACATTAGAAACGCGGGAGGAAAGTAGGCTACCCTGTCTTTTGCATCAATTCAAGAGGTGCAGACAGCAACTTACATGGTCAC
Protein-coding regions in this window:
- the LOC135539646 gene encoding rho-related BTB domain-containing protein 3-like, whose protein sequence is MSIHIVALGSECPGGVGPGEEAMGQGQLQGGLLWSYLGHGAMAGGPEESSLSNPAFMEYTSHVFGDVTVVVQDCPSWDLLDSDWASVRSVLEQADILVIKYSINDKMAFQQVRNGYAPRLRPLLRHWGVPVILVAVGARLNDEGPPCTCPLCASDWSSCVPHSEGLQLSRDLGATYLELPSLNHVFVGRYFGSVLEYFMIQCLKQKAKERPEKRRSNKLNEPHPPHLEQPARLPPIRVEESSFSKDLQWLLERGGQFADVAFYSGDSGKELGWGHAAVLCAVSPYFRQLLLGPKARERPISRCACRGDGRGDGGPPSLLSTWDGGLGMEDGSRPDGHLAGRLSRLVVKDPLLCLCLWETLMFLYRGAWEWEHLQEAVGEKLKNSLAVAQLMDRVRSFMGRDKGSRDTPNARPAQLGPQSLVNLFNSPLYSDVIFMVQGSVLPAHRAVLVARCDVMAAMFSGKYAEARSRVVPIHGVSSDTFLSFLEYLYTDTCCPASVLQAMAVLVCAEMYQVKRLQHLCEVCVCAYLQSMPSRELASTGISVIRLLRRAKCHNAEQLYVWLLHFIANNYLIFSHKPDFLELSEEEREQVERLRWPSRGYLQELSEYQQRRRKLKKSRCLVM